In Populus alba chromosome 4, ASM523922v2, whole genome shotgun sequence, the genomic window ATTGTATACTTTGCTATAGCTAGAAGCCTGAGTTCGATGTAGTATAACGGAATCATGCAATGGCTAATGGTTAGATGGTTTTCGTCAGTTTAACGTGGGATTTTATGTGGTTTGAGATATCATGACCTAATGCCATTCGTTTGTATAATCTATGATACTTGTAACCACAAAGGAGAATGATACAAGACCCAcaattaagtttttctttttctttgttatttgaaATTCATTATGGCTTTAAGAACCGCGCAATTTTCTCTTGCAAGATAAGCAAGTTTCGAGCAGAATCAAACAATGGTCCTAACTCCTGCCTGCTTAAACAATTTAACCATGATAGAATAGCTCTAGCACCTTTCTCCCATGAACAATCTAGCATCATGTCATGGGCAACCCCTTCAACACAGATTGGTAATACGCCATAAAACCTGCCTGTCTCGTTGAGTCCTTCGGTGTCCTGAAAATTTTATCAAGCAATAAACAATAAACTTTACTTAGAGGTAATGCAAGCAATAAAATAGGTCCAGACtacaaacaaatgaaaattgcAGTCATCTAGACAAACTGGGACGATGACAATTCCATTTTTCTCCTGGGTTGAAGCTGCAAGATTTTTGGTAAGAAATTCTCAGGCAAATTGTCTAGAATGGCCAGGATATATATCCctacaaaaccaataaaatgatACCATTTGGAAAAACTCTAGCATTGAGATTGAAGCAGAGATTATTCTGCCAAAAAGGACGATCACTGTTCAAAGACTTAACTGTGATAATGAGGGTAATTAGATTCATGCAGGAATTGCTTAGGCCACAAATATGGCAATTGCATGCTTTGCCAAAGATACAGAAAATTTAGGAGCTAAATCATACGATGCTAGAGGAGAAAAATGTAATTGGGTTTCAAGGGAGCAGGATGCCATTGAGCATAGCAAGGTGATGGGGATTTTGGTCTTGAATTCAGACCAACCAAAGaaggttgtttttgtttttggttttttttcccagTATAATAAGGATGGCCCTTATCAAGAAAGGCCCCTTCTGGTGCCTTACCATTGTAAGAGTGAATCTCCACCCCTGACATGTCTTTAAGAAAACATCAGAAGGAAAGGTCCCACTCAGAAATTCAGACACAAACATGACAACTGACATTGCCAAGGATGGGATCCGGCTTTGAATATAGAATAGATGAGTGTGACACATGCCATGATCAGATAAGAAAGAGAATGAATTAAGACAAGCAGCAACTGCGGAaattttcactttattttattttactttactTTACTTTTTCCCTTTTGAATCCTTGGAGGCCTGAAGGAGTCGGCAACACCAAAATGGTTGAACCAGAATTCTTGAGGTTGGATTCATGCCATGCATGATTTTCACTATGTAGACAACATACCCTGCCCTATCACATACAGAGGAAAAAGACTCTATACCAAGGTGCTTTCTCAGGCTAACCTTTTGTAGGGATAAAGGAAAACCACAAAATCTCTGTAATGATAAGAAACTATGATTATCTCTAATGATAAGGAGCATAATGAGAAACACAGTACCTTTTCAGAGAAATAGATCTTAATACTTACATGAGAGAGGAATACTAAGGTACTCCAACGATTTCAACATATTAGATCTGAATACTTATAGGAAGATATGAGTTGCTTGAGTTAAATATGAAGTTACCACTATGAAATCACCATTTGCTCCCAGCACAAGCACTTCAATAGATGATTTTAGCACCGAAGGAACTGGAAGTGATGAATTAAGCTTCCTTAGATCAAACAGTGGCATTCTTGAGCTTTCTTTCATTAGTGCTTGGTAactgaaagaaacaaaaatgactCAAACTTTGATGGTCAACTACATAAACCTAGAAATGGATGCACTTTTAAGGATGTAGCTGCCTATGTGAGAGGacaaattcttttaaattggCATggttaaggtaaaaaaaaaaaaaaacagcaaatgGCTAGATTTTCTAGGGTCAGCAACTTAgcattttgaattttgggtggTGTTATTTCTCAATTCAGAACTTGTAACTTCtgcattatattattaaatactaaaatagcCTCATTTAATGTACttcttgaatttaatttttttaagagtataCAAGAAAAAGAGTTATGCTTATTATTTATGactttattttccaaaaatacaaGCCATGTAAAATAGTTTTTCCCCCCTTAAAATTGAGCTGGTAGATATTGCAATCATCATGAAGAAGTTACTCAATGAATCACGACCATAAAATTTTTGAGTATCAAAGTACATATactataaaatctaaattattactaatcttatagtattattttaaaatgtattgaTTTCAGCATTAAAGTTAAATATTAGGAGCTCAAACTTATAGTAATTATAAATACCAATCACTGTTTGACAAGTTAGATTCTtcaaaatatattctttaagaaaatatatattataaagtaTAAATCTGAATCAATTGAAGATGCAAACAAATcttgagatagtttttttttttttttgtagtctttcttcttcttcttcttcttcttgttattattttcaacaaaaacacaaacatgaATTTATCATagaatctaaaattataaagtgaTTAAGATATGTATTCAATACAGGTCCTCACTAATAAAATGGTAAAGTAGGAGTCACTAGTAGTGAAGTGGAAATAACacatccttctttttttcaaaatatgattttcatTGCTTCCGGTTGATTGGAGatatttagtatttatataacagattaataaaacacaaaatatggcatcaaaaaccataaaatcatTACCTAAAGCCTGGCCTTTGATGGGCCAGTTTCAAAATAGCACATAAAAATTTCCATCATAAAACTCCCCAAAAAACGCAATAAATGTTCAAATACAGTCATGACTTGGCACATTCTCAATGGCAATTCAGTGTTTACAACTAGGAATTTCATAGATGAATTTTGAGTTTGCTCAGTTGGCCAACCCCTGAGGTATAACATACTGATTGACAGTCTTGAGCATTCTGAAAGGACTTCTGAGCGGAAGTCATACCTATCAAATGCTTCCCTGAGGACTATTGGTGTGAATCACACTAACATAATTGATTGATATATGCACGTTTCTACTGTTAGCATTGTCaatatattctcttttatttcatctctTTAATAGCTGTCAGTCTTTCTTTTTATAGTGTCAGTATattctattttctttctatagctgtcactatattcttctttctttgtttaatttctgttaTAGCTGTATATcccttgattctctctaaagttCTCAATTATTGTCTAGGCCTAGTATTAAAGGATATGATTATGTTTTTTCCTAGAATTAAGATTTGATACTTctttgatgtatatatatattgtaactcTCTTAGTGAATGGGAGAAATCATTTTTCCAGAATTTCTCTTGTATTATCTTGtcattggtatcagagcttaccTTTGAATTTGTATCCCAAAATCAggttcttttttgttgtttttcgaTTTCTGGATTATTCTGGATCAGTTCCTAAGATACAGAGGACTCTCAGTTTTTCTTGGTTCTTTTGGTTTGGTTCTTGGTTGTCAGCTGGGTCTGTATTCTCCTGGgttctgtgatttttttttgtgtgtatcaCTACAAAAGATGTCAAACAATTCTGATCTGTTTGGTGTCCGATTTTACTGGGGAAGAATTTATTCAGCTTGGGAATTTCAGTTTCAAGTCTTTGTCACAGGAAAAGAATTGTGGGAGTCATTGTGGATGGGAGTGATCCAGCCCCTACTGATGCTAAAGAAACTGTCTTTATGGAAGGTCAAGGACTCGGGTAATGTCCTGGATATAGGGTCAGTTTGACCCCTAATTATTCTGAATCTGAGGCCATACAAAACAGCAAAACCATGTGGGAATATCTGAAAAAGGTTTTACTATCAAGATTAACAATGCTAGACGTTTCCAATTAGAAACACGACATCTTTAATTATTCTCAAAGCAATCTTTCTATTCAGGAGTATTATTCTGGTTTTCAGCCCTTTAGGATAATCATACATGGGATCTTGTTTCATGTCCTCTATCCGTTAAACCCATTGGGTGTAAATGGGTATATTCCATAAAACTTCGCTCTGATGGCACTCTAGACCGCTATAAAGCTCGGTTGGTTGCTCTGGGGAATCGACAAGAATATGGGGTGGATTATGAAGAGACTTTTGCCCCTGTAGCCAAAATGACTACTGTGCGCACTATTATTGCCATTGCTGCTTCACAGGGTTGGCCACTTCATCAAATGGACGTCAAAAATGCGTTTCTTCATGGTGATCTCAAAGAGGATATTTATATGGCACCTCCACCGGGTTTGGTTTCATCTTCTAAATCGGTTGTTTGTAAATTGAAGCGGtccttgtatggtttgaaacaaagCTCCCCGGGCcatggtttgacaagtttcGCACTACCTTGCTTCGCTTCTTCTTTTGTGCAAAGCAAATATAGATTCTTCATTATTTCTTTGCACAACATCTCTGGGGTATGTTTTTTCTACTTGTTTATTGTCGATGACATTGTCATTACAGGCACTGATTCGACATTGATTAGCAGACTTCAGCAACACCTTCGGGATTCCTTTCATATGACGGACCTTGGTTCTCTCTCACTTACTTCTTGGGTTTGGAGTTCATTCTTCCTCTTCTGGTATTTATGTGCACCAACAGAAATACACTCATGATTGATTGCTTTGGCCGGTCTTCACGCTTCTTTCTCCCGTAGATACTCCTTTAGAGGTGAATGTTAAGTTTCAAAGTGATGTTGGGGATCTTCTTTCCTAATCCATCTTTGTATCGACAACTTGTTTGGCAGCTTTGAATTATCTTACTATTACTTCGACCTGATATTCTCCTTTGCTGTTCAGCAAGTCAGTCAATTTTATCGCAATCTCCTCGCATCTACACTTATGCAGCAGTCCGTCGCTATCATTCGATATCTACTTGGTTCTTCTAACCGTGGTCTATTCTACCAGCTGGATCTCCTCTAGTCTGTTTGCATACAgcgatgcagattgggctgttGTCCTGATACCAGACGCTCTGTTATAGGTTGGTGTCTGTTTCTTAGTGATTTCCTTGATTTCTTGGAAAAGTAAGCAACAAGTTCGAGTCTCCAATCCTCGACCGAATCTGAATATCGCGCCATGAGTCCGCTGCCATGCTCAGAGATTGTTTGGCTTCGTGGCCTGCTTGCCGAGATGGGATTGCCGCAGACTACTCCTACTCTCCTCCATTGCAGACAACACGAGTGCTATTTCAGATTGCTACGATTCTGTCTTCCATGAGCCACCACAAACATATTGAAGTGGATTGTTCACTCTATCCGCGAAGCCGTCGATGCTCATGTTATTTCTCTTCCACATATCTCCACTGATCTCCAGATTGCTGACGGTGTTCACCAAATCCATGACTCGACCACGACATCAGTTTTTGGTTGGCAAATTGATGCTTAGTAATCCTCCagcatcaatttgaggggggatgttagcattgtcaatatattctcttttatttcatctctTTAATAGCTGTCAGTCTTTCTTTTTATAGCTGTCAGTATATTCTATTTCTTTCATAGCTGTCACTatattcttatttctttttaatttcttctgttATAGCTGTATATcccttgattctctctaaagttCTCAATTATTGTCTAGGCCTAGTATTAAAGGATATGATTATGTTTTCCTAGAATTAAGGGATTTGATACttcttgatgtatatatatattgtaactcTCTTAGTGAATGggagaaaacattttccagaaTTTCTCTTGTATTATCTTGTCATCTACCAACGATATCAATAAGCTttgcaaaaaaatcatttgattcaTTTCCTTTAAGGCTAACACCTTTTTAAAAACGTGAGtttgaagttttaaaaaagaaacagaaattcCTGACATAAAGTAAGCTTCCAGCTCTAGTTAGGTCGTGCAAAAAGTAATTTTGAACCCAAAGTAAATTTCAGGTCTGATACCATATGcttaaatcaacaaaacaataGACACATGAAACCACATAAATATGTTGTATATTGTCGATTTGTCATATAGAACAATATGAAGAGTAAACCAGGTCATAAGAATATGGAGAAGAGCTATATAAACCAACCGTTTCACTAGATGATCCTCCATAGTTGATGTGAAAAATGTTTCCTTGCAGAGTGCAAGATCGGTTTGAAAAGCCTTAGCTGCCAAGCTGCGTGTCACCTGCTTATGGGTTCATATAAACATATCTATTATTTGAAGAGACTTATTTGATCAGCCAATCTTACTCTTTgggttaagaaaataaagagcaGAAATTCTGATGTCATGTTTTTGATGAAGTGTAAATTGAAGTAATGAGTCCAGTTTTTCAACATCCAGGTTCCAATAttgaagaggaaagaaaaaaattaaagaggcaTACTAATCTTCTATTTCAAAATCCAGAAGCAAATACCTTAAAAGCAGCAACAGGTTTGGAAAACAGATAACGCCACACTAATCCACTGGAAAGTATCAATCAAAATTTCAGTTTGGCTGGTTATGTTCAAGTAAGCGAAAAGTAAATCCATCATAAAAAGCGAACATACCTATTACCTGAAGGCGGTACAGAGCACACAAGCACAGCACCAGCAAGATCAGGGTACAgcattttcttttctagaatGAAGACCGAAGAGCATTGCAGTTAAAGTACAA contains:
- the LOC118055977 gene encoding uncharacterized protein; translation: MAAFSLLSQFHPNPSIPKTTTKPLAVLNKAYKMQVPYELKQGQTRLFHQLPSGLNMEVIEQKGCVLADEENTRSPGNSEKNPPLVFVHGSYHAAWCWAEHWLPFFSGFGFDSYAVSLLGQGESDAPAGPVAGSLQTHAGDVADFIQKKLMSPPVLLGHSFGGLIIQCYIANIRNKQTLEKKMLYPDLAGAVLVCSVPPSGNSGLVWRYLFSKPVAAFKVTRSLAAKAFQTDLALCKETFFTSTMEDHLVKRYQALMKESSRMPLFDLRKLNSSLPVPSVLKSSIEVLVLGANGDFIVDTEGLNETGRFYGVLPICVEGVAHDMMLDCSWEKGARAILSWLNCLSRQELGPLFDSARNLLILQEKIARFLKP